The window ctgattatgtaggtGTGCAGGTCGCCAGGTCGGCCGCTGTGTGGGAGCTCAAGGCGGCAATACAAGGCGTGTTCATCGCTCTCTACAATGACATGGAGAATGCTGTCACTTGGTATGCCACATATACAAGGGATCTGTAGTTTAGCAAGTTGTTTGCTTTCAATTGCGCTTGGATGCCATGTGGATAATCCAAAATAGGTGAAGAGAGATTTTTTTTTCTCTGGCATATAATGAATAATGGGCAATTTAGATTGAAATTTACTGTCATTGTTTGTTTGAATTAACATTTGGTGGTGGGAATTTAACATTTAACGTTATTACTTTGCTTGTTTTAGGCAGCACGTGTGGAGCCACTTCTGCTTATGCTTCAAGGATGAGAAAATGACGGATGACAGGGCAACCTTGCGTGCATTTGGTATAAGAGATGGTGATGAGGTCTGTGCACATTCCTCCTCTGTGATTGGTAGAAATGTGCATTTTAGTGTGGATTAGCTCTGACCTGTTTCATGAGATCAGTAAGGATACAAGTCCATCCTATTTATGAAACTATGATGTGCTGATGTACCGCTCATTGTTCCGTTTACTCCTTGTTCATACAAAAGAGATGCCCCTATTGTTAGGCAATTTGCAGTTAAGTTATTTCCATATTTGGTTTGGCACTTTTGCCTATCAGACAACATCTTATTCTCCTGTGTGAGCATAACAATTATTAAATACCCTTGATTTTGCTTGACATATTAGTTCCGATGATGTCACTTGTGATCCTCTTGTACCAAATGCTTATTGTAGATAGCTCAGTAATGGTGCTAGAGCCTAGAGCTACTAAATTCCAACACAGCCATGTACTACTTTTCCTCTtctcattcttgcatattgaaaatTCCTGAACAAGAATTACTTTCCGTTATCTAATAAGTGAGTATAGTAAATGCATGCTGGCATAATTAATGCATTTGTAGTATGATTCATTATTTGTGTCAAGGCCATTTGTAAATCGAGTACACTGTTTCAGCTATTTGCGGAAGTAAGTGTCAAATCCTATTTAATGTCACATTCTGATGTGCCATTTTCTACTTCCACTGATATGCCTCTGAATGCCTTCCATTATATTGTTCTGTCATGCAGCTCCATTTCGCCCAGCATCTCTCCGTTGACTACAGCCCTTGCAAGAGTTCAAAAAGTCAAAGGGCAACATCTCACAGAAGGTATGGGAGATCCTAATGCCTCTATAAGGCCCTTTGTCCACTTGACCTGCATCTTCCTAGAACTCATGGATTTTCTATATGCTCACAATCGATGACGTTGCAAGTAATTTCATATGGCAGGTCAAGGACTTCAGTGGAAGGTTTTAGTGTCAGACCACGGAGTTTGATGGATGATCTGATCGAAGAAGATGAGGCCGAGAAGAAGCTTGCCGCTACTAGGCATTCAACCAGTATTCTGGATGAAGATTTTTGTGTTTATGAGCACCACGAGCAGCACGTGGAGGAAGATCGTAAGAAAGGAATCTCTGTTCGCGGTTGGTTCTCATATTCTAGATTGAGGGGTAACAGGAGAACACACTCCGAGAATATTGAGCAACCCTCTTGCGAAAAGGGCAGTCGACCAAAGCTAGGGAAATGGCTGTCTTCCAAAATGTCAAAGGCCCGGAGTAAATGATACCCAACTGCTATCTATCGGACATCTGCTGCTTTATTTTCTGAATGAAGTGTAGACGACCAGTAATTCCTTGCATGACATAGGATAGGCCATTAGCCTAGGTGACCTTAAAAGttcagtgtatatatatatatatatatatatatgtgtgtgtgtgtgtgtgtgtgtgtgtgtgtgtatgttttttGACTCATTGTTCCTTCCAAATTTGATGGTCTTATTGTTTGGTGCAATCAGATATTTATCCTCTGTTTCCACTCGTTGTTCCTTCCAAATTTGATGGTCTTAAGAATTTACTGTTAATATTTCGGAAAACATTTTGCGGTCTTCTGAGTAACTTGTGCAGCCAGCCGACTGACAACCATTACCCTGTGATCATGAGCATTAAACCTGGCCAAATATTATGTAATTTCTGTTGGGATTCTTAAATATTATTGCTGTTAAACTCTATTTCAGGGGAAAGATAACATAACACCTTTTTAGGGGAAAGTTGACTACCATCTTACATGTAATTGAACCCCAAAAAAAGTGTGAAAAAGAGGGCTAGGTTGCTAGCCATGAAAGAAGAATATTAACAGTACATTTTTCACAATTAGCAGTACCTATCTTTTctctagagagagaccaaccgaagCCTATACCTATCGGGAAGAACAAATGAAACAGCCGCAGAACAACATCAGCAGAAACTACTGAAAGAGAGAGACCGGTGATATGATACATTTCACAACTTTACATAGAGAACCCACTACTAGTGACCGGCGCCTCGCCTGCTTGGCCCCGCCCTCGCGACGACAAACACCGGCAAGTTGGCCGTCGACAAGCCGCCCCCTCCGTGGGCATGATCGCGCAACGGCCTGGAGCACTCCGCCAACAGAGCGCAGGCGCACAAGAGCAGCAACACCAGGATGATCACCACGCGTAAGCTCGCCATCCTAGCGCCGCGGCGGTTGAAGGTGGTGTCGATACAGGCTAGGCCTTTGTCGGCGGTCGTCGATCGGCAAGAGAGGGTGCTCTGGTTTCA is drawn from Triticum dicoccoides isolate Atlit2015 ecotype Zavitan chromosome 6B, WEW_v2.0, whole genome shotgun sequence and contains these coding sequences:
- the LOC119320003 gene encoding uncharacterized protein LOC119320003, with product MPSAATRSSSMGAGDIEFALDLEDIAARAAKADCIGALACGRTSFSYHRLPEPPLRLTVRKLDDSYFGVQVARSAAVWELKAAIQGVFIALYNDMENAVTWQHVWSHFCLCFKDEKMTDDRATLRAFGIRDGDELHFAQHLSVDYSPCKSSKSQRATSHRRSRTSVEGFSVRPRSLMDDLIEEDEAEKKLAATRHSTSILDEDFCVYEHHEQHVEEDRKKGISVRGWFSYSRLRGNRRTHSENIEQPSCEKGSRPKLGKWLSSKMSKARSK